A portion of the Candidatus Manganitrophaceae bacterium genome contains these proteins:
- a CDS encoding MMPL family transporter yields the protein MLDVADKYRDADHEIYLGGMPIVLSFFEADSFRMLVVLFPIAIIIIGLLHYIAFRTWQGLLIPLLTSLLAVAWAMGMMGLTHTPLDPWNAMTPILILAIAAGHSVQILKRYYEEYERLGDSKQAVIESTTQVGLAMITAGLIASASFASLITFKLKTFQSFGLFTAFGILSALVLELTFIPALRSILKPSRKKKVLRGPDLLDRFLAGLAHQVTGSGRTLILTGAALFFVIAALGTLRVQISNSNRSQFFESTVLRQDERALNDKFAGTSTFYILLEAKKEDALKSPEVALAIDRLQRKLEGLPEVGKTESYIDYVKQMNQTLNGGNAAFNKVPDTQEQISQFLFLYSVSGNPADFARLMRPQQQEAVIWVFLKSDDTRLAEKLIQIVEQTRDADFAPRQVSLGVAGSSPVVVALNQEMVRGKAWNIIQIAAITFFMTALVRRSLLGGVFVMVPLALSVLINFGIMGLSGITLGIGTAAITAMAVGIGADYEIYLIFRLREEFRKTRNIEEAIRVTLQTSGKAIIFVALAVSVGYGLLAFTGFYLHMEGILVPLAMLTSSLGALTILPALVIIFKPKFVFDTQELPLTLKTSTK from the coding sequence TTGCTTGACGTCGCCGATAAATACCGCGACGCCGACCATGAGATCTATCTTGGAGGCATGCCCATTGTGCTCTCCTTCTTCGAGGCAGATTCTTTCCGGATGTTGGTCGTTCTTTTCCCCATCGCTATCATTATCATCGGCCTTCTTCACTACATTGCCTTTCGGACCTGGCAGGGGCTTCTTATTCCTCTCCTCACCTCATTATTGGCAGTCGCCTGGGCGATGGGCATGATGGGGCTTACGCACACGCCGCTCGATCCATGGAATGCGATGACTCCGATTCTTATTTTAGCCATTGCAGCAGGCCACTCGGTTCAAATTCTAAAACGTTATTATGAAGAATACGAACGGCTCGGTGATTCCAAGCAAGCGGTGATTGAATCAACAACCCAAGTCGGTCTTGCGATGATCACGGCAGGCCTGATTGCTTCGGCGAGTTTTGCCTCTTTAATTACATTCAAATTAAAAACATTCCAATCTTTTGGATTGTTTACCGCATTCGGGATTTTAAGCGCCCTCGTTTTGGAGCTGACCTTTATTCCAGCCCTTCGATCAATTCTTAAGCCCTCCCGCAAAAAAAAGGTCTTGCGGGGTCCTGATCTGCTCGACCGATTTTTAGCAGGGCTGGCACACCAGGTGACAGGAAGCGGGAGAACCCTGATTCTTACCGGCGCCGCCCTTTTCTTTGTCATCGCGGCGTTAGGAACACTCCGTGTTCAGATCAGTAACAGCAATCGCTCCCAATTTTTTGAGTCGACCGTCCTTCGGCAGGATGAACGAGCTCTCAACGACAAGTTTGCAGGAACATCTACATTCTATATTCTTTTAGAAGCGAAGAAAGAGGATGCTTTAAAGAGTCCGGAGGTCGCGCTGGCGATTGATCGTTTGCAGCGGAAGCTGGAAGGTCTGCCGGAGGTCGGCAAAACAGAATCTTACATCGATTATGTTAAACAGATGAACCAAACATTGAACGGAGGAAATGCCGCGTTCAACAAGGTACCCGACACTCAAGAGCAGATTTCTCAATTTCTTTTCCTTTATTCGGTCTCGGGAAATCCGGCCGACTTCGCCCGGTTGATGCGACCTCAACAGCAGGAGGCGGTTATTTGGGTTTTCCTCAAAAGCGATGATACACGCTTGGCCGAGAAGTTAATTCAAATCGTCGAGCAAACACGCGATGCTGATTTTGCGCCTCGGCAGGTCTCGCTCGGCGTGGCGGGGAGCTCTCCCGTGGTGGTTGCCTTAAACCAAGAAATGGTGCGGGGAAAAGCCTGGAACATCATTCAAATCGCGGCCATTACTTTCTTTATGACCGCCCTCGTCCGTCGCTCTCTCTTGGGCGGGGTTTTCGTGATGGTCCCGCTGGCACTCTCCGTTTTAATTAATTTTGGTATAATGGGATTGAGCGGTATTACGCTCGGGATTGGTACCGCCGCAATTACTGCCATGGCCGTGGGTATCGGCGCCGATTATGAAATTTATTTGATTTTTCGCCTGCGGGAGGAGTTTAGAAAAACCAGGAACATCGAGGAGGCAATCCGGGTCACGTTACAGACTTCAGGAAAGGCTATCATTTTTGTTGCTCTTGCGGTCTCCGTCGGCTATGGGCTTCTTGCTTTTACCGGTTTCTATCTTCACATGGAAGGGATTTTGGTTCCCTTGGCAATGCTGACAAGCAGCCTTGGCGCATTAACCATCCTTCCTGCTTTGGTCATAATCTTTAAGCCTAAATTTGTTTTTGATACTCAGGAACTGCCGCTGACACTGAAGACGAGTACGAAATGA